In Deltaproteobacteria bacterium GWC2_65_14, one genomic interval encodes:
- a CDS encoding replicative DNA helicase encodes MSGTHVPPYPAVDVPLLKVPPHSLEAEQAVLAAVLLDNDRMNGVVEILRPEDFYQGAHRNLFSAMLELYERGRAIDPLTIADVLKGRGGEKEAGGVAYLSELIHNVPTISNAADYARLVKEKAILRKTIAVSQQIAASAYEGVTELDEFLDRTEQAIFEIAEEKIKPSYYSMSEMSKEAMKEIEKLYEKKEMITGIPSGFRDLDAKTAGFQNSDMIVVAARPGMGKTALCLNVALNAALRSKVPVAIFSLEMSRQQLALRMICSEARVEFQRLRTGYLTQDEINRIVASVGRLSEAPVYTDDSGALTALELRAKARRLKKDRGIGLVIVDYLQLMRGGSSRGGYENRVQEISEISRSLKALAKEINVPVIAISQLNRGVESRENKRPQLADLRECVTGDTLVLATDGSRAPIRSLVGKPVEVWAMSPEGRIVPAKSDCVWSVGERPVTRVTVASGRTIRATADHRLFGSDGWVRVADLAPGDRIAIARHVPEPRDTVRWPEDRIALLGHLVGDGSYLIGQSLRYTTASEENSLAVEGAARREFGVKVTRYRGRGNWHQLFIRGNGNRWHPAGVNRWLRKLGIFGHRSHEKRLPAEIFRFDNEQVSSLLRHLWATDGSIYCRPRGAKGSSRVYFSTSSEGLALDVAALLVRLGIVARIRVVRKGNYRPVYTVDVSDADQQKRFLETVGAFGPRMAPADQLWNELAFVESNPNVDTLPKEAFLQVKAAMAARGISHRDMAALRGTAYGGGGQLDFAPSRTLLAEYANILDDEPLLRSASSDLFWDRVTDLRPDGAEEVFDLTVPGPSSWLADGVVSHNSGAIEQDSDLILFIYREEMYEKEDTPEEKKGKAEVIIGKQRNGPMGVVELAFISRYTRFEDLAKEYG; translated from the coding sequence ATGAGCGGAACGCATGTACCCCCGTATCCGGCGGTGGACGTCCCCCTGCTGAAAGTCCCCCCGCACAGCCTGGAGGCGGAACAGGCCGTTCTCGCCGCCGTCCTGCTGGACAACGACCGGATGAACGGCGTGGTGGAGATCCTCCGGCCGGAGGATTTCTACCAGGGAGCCCACCGGAACCTGTTTTCCGCGATGCTGGAGCTCTACGAGCGCGGGCGGGCGATCGACCCGCTCACGATCGCCGATGTGCTGAAGGGGCGCGGCGGGGAAAAGGAGGCGGGGGGAGTCGCCTACCTCTCCGAGCTGATCCACAACGTGCCCACCATCTCGAACGCGGCGGACTACGCGCGGCTGGTCAAGGAAAAGGCGATCCTGCGGAAGACGATCGCGGTCTCCCAGCAGATCGCCGCCTCCGCCTACGAGGGGGTGACCGAGCTCGACGAGTTCCTCGACCGGACCGAGCAGGCGATCTTCGAGATCGCGGAAGAGAAGATCAAGCCCTCCTACTACTCGATGTCCGAGATGAGCAAGGAGGCGATGAAGGAGATCGAGAAGCTCTACGAGAAGAAGGAGATGATCACCGGGATCCCCTCCGGCTTCCGGGACCTCGACGCGAAGACCGCCGGCTTCCAGAATTCCGACATGATCGTCGTCGCCGCCCGCCCCGGGATGGGGAAGACCGCCCTCTGCCTGAACGTCGCGCTGAACGCCGCCCTCCGGAGCAAGGTCCCGGTGGCGATCTTCTCCCTCGAGATGAGCCGCCAGCAGCTCGCGCTGCGGATGATCTGCTCCGAGGCGCGGGTCGAGTTCCAGCGGCTGCGCACGGGGTACCTGACCCAGGACGAGATCAACCGGATCGTCGCCTCCGTGGGGAGGCTCTCCGAGGCGCCGGTCTACACCGACGACTCCGGGGCGCTCACCGCCCTCGAGCTGCGGGCGAAGGCGCGCCGCCTGAAGAAGGACAGGGGCATCGGGCTGGTCATCGTCGACTACCTGCAGCTGATGCGGGGAGGCTCTTCGCGCGGCGGCTACGAGAACCGGGTGCAGGAGATCTCCGAGATCTCCCGCTCCCTCAAGGCGCTCGCGAAGGAGATCAACGTCCCGGTCATCGCGATCTCCCAGCTGAACCGGGGGGTGGAGTCCCGGGAGAACAAGCGGCCCCAGTTGGCGGACCTGAGGGAGTGCGTGACGGGAGACACGCTTGTTCTCGCCACCGACGGAAGCCGTGCGCCGATACGGTCCTTGGTCGGGAAACCGGTGGAGGTCTGGGCCATGTCGCCGGAAGGACGGATCGTCCCCGCGAAAAGCGATTGCGTCTGGTCGGTCGGGGAGAGGCCGGTCACCCGGGTCACCGTGGCCAGCGGCCGCACGATACGCGCCACGGCCGACCATCGGTTGTTCGGTTCCGACGGCTGGGTGCGTGTGGCGGATCTCGCACCGGGGGACAGGATAGCCATCGCGCGACACGTTCCGGAGCCGAGGGACACGGTCCGTTGGCCGGAGGACCGGATCGCCCTGTTGGGGCATCTCGTTGGGGACGGCAGTTATCTTATCGGGCAGTCTCTTCGGTACACAACCGCTTCGGAAGAGAACAGCCTCGCCGTCGAAGGGGCGGCGCGAAGAGAGTTCGGCGTGAAGGTGACCCGCTACCGCGGGCGCGGAAACTGGCACCAGCTTTTCATCAGGGGGAACGGAAACCGGTGGCATCCTGCGGGGGTGAATCGCTGGCTGCGAAAATTGGGGATCTTCGGGCATCGATCTCACGAAAAGCGGCTCCCCGCCGAGATCTTTCGGTTCGATAATGAGCAGGTCTCGTCGTTGTTGAGACATTTGTGGGCGACGGACGGGAGCATTTACTGTCGACCGAGGGGGGCGAAGGGATCGTCGCGGGTCTACTTCAGCACCTCGAGCGAAGGGCTCGCCCTCGACGTGGCGGCGCTGCTGGTGCGGCTTGGGATCGTGGCAAGGATCCGGGTCGTGCGGAAGGGAAACTACCGACCTGTGTACACCGTGGATGTGTCCGACGCCGACCAGCAGAAGCGGTTCCTCGAGACGGTGGGGGCGTTCGGACCGCGCATGGCGCCCGCGGACCAACTGTGGAATGAACTGGCCTTCGTGGAATCCAACCCCAATGTCGACACGTTGCCGAAAGAGGCGTTCCTCCAGGTGAAGGCGGCCATGGCGGCTCGGGGGATCTCCCATCGCGATATGGCGGCGCTCCGGGGTACCGCGTACGGAGGGGGCGGGCAGCTCGATTTCGCCCCGTCGCGGACCCTGCTGGCGGAATATGCGAATATCCTGGACGACGAGCCGCTGCTGCGGTCCGCCTCCAGCGACCTGTTCTGGGACCGTGTGACGGATCTTCGGCCGGACGGAGCCGAGGAGGTATTCGACCTGACCGTCCCGGGTCCTTCCTCCTGGCTGGCGGACGGAGTCGTTTCACACAATTCGGGGGCAATTGAACAGGATTCAGACCTGATCCTCTTCATCTACCGGGAGGAGATGTACGAGAAGGAGGACACCCCGGAGGAAAAGAAGGGGAAGGCCGAGGTGATCATCGGCAAGCAGCGCAACGGCCCGATGGGGGTCGTGGAGCTCGCCTTCATCTCCCGCTACACCCGGTTCGAGGATCTGGCGAAGGAGTACGGGTAG
- a CDS encoding 50S ribosomal protein L9 — MKVILREDVDTLGKAGDIIKVADGYGRNFLIPRKLAVPADVRNLKALEHERRGIEARAKKTRKTAESLSGKLSSLTLTIPARAGEEGKLFGAITSRDIAGALAMSGVEIDRRLILLEEPIKQVGDYRVKVKAGGNLVPEVSIRVVPEPA; from the coding sequence ATGAAGGTCATCCTGCGCGAAGACGTCGATACGCTGGGGAAGGCCGGCGACATCATCAAGGTCGCCGACGGCTACGGTCGGAACTTCCTCATCCCCAGGAAGCTGGCTGTGCCGGCCGACGTGCGGAACCTGAAGGCCCTCGAGCACGAGCGGAGAGGGATCGAGGCCCGTGCGAAGAAGACCCGGAAGACCGCCGAGTCGCTGAGCGGGAAGCTGTCCTCCCTGACCCTGACGATCCCGGCGAGGGCGGGGGAGGAGGGGAAGCTTTTCGGGGCGATCACCTCCCGGGATATCGCGGGTGCCCTCGCGATGTCCGGGGTGGAGATCGACCGCCGGCTGATCCTGCTGGAGGAGCCGATCAAGCAGGTGGGGGACTACCGGGTGAAGGTCAAGGCGGGAGGAAACCTCGTTCCGGAGGTTTCCATCCGCGTGGTGCCCGAACCGGCCTGA
- a CDS encoding 30S ribosomal protein S18, whose amino-acid sequence MKKPRPPYGRSSGSSPGGPKRRYTRKKFCRFCAEKELQIDYKNVYMLKHFVSERGKIVPRRITGTCATHQRKLTVEIKKARIVALIPFTATQVR is encoded by the coding sequence ATGAAGAAACCCCGTCCACCGTACGGACGGTCCTCCGGGTCCTCCCCGGGAGGCCCGAAGAGGCGCTACACCCGGAAGAAGTTCTGCCGTTTCTGCGCCGAGAAGGAGCTGCAGATCGACTACAAGAACGTCTACATGCTCAAGCACTTCGTTTCCGAGCGCGGCAAGATCGTCCCCCGGAGGATCACGGGGACCTGCGCGACCCACCAGCGGAAGCTGACGGTCGAGATCAAGAAGGCCCGCATCGTGGCGCTGATCCCGTTCACCGCCACGCAGGTGCGGTAG
- a CDS encoding single-stranded DNA-binding protein, with product MVTFNRVILAGNLVRDPEIRYLPSGTPVANFSIAVNSRYRQNNELKEEVSYFDVVAFGKTGENCAEYLSKGRPVLVEGRLRQRRWEAEGTRRSKIEVVAGIVQFLGGGPKGAPAEGDTGGGTPAEEQDEDIPF from the coding sequence ATGGTCACCTTCAACCGCGTCATTCTGGCGGGCAACCTCGTCCGGGATCCGGAGATCCGCTACCTGCCATCCGGCACCCCGGTGGCGAACTTTTCCATCGCGGTGAACTCGCGCTACCGTCAGAACAACGAACTGAAGGAGGAGGTCTCCTACTTCGACGTTGTCGCGTTCGGGAAGACGGGGGAGAACTGCGCGGAGTACCTCTCGAAGGGACGGCCGGTGCTGGTGGAGGGAAGGCTCCGTCAGCGGCGCTGGGAGGCCGAGGGGACCCGCAGGAGCAAGATCGAGGTGGTCGCCGGGATCGTCCAGTTCCTGGGCGGCGGCCCGAAAGGAGCCCCCGCCGAGGGGGACACAGGCGGGGGAACCCCCGCGGAAGAGCAGGACGAGGATATCCCGTTTTAA
- a CDS encoding 30S ribosomal protein S6, whose amino-acid sequence MSGGSISRKEAVTMQKYETAILFDPELPEERRKEFLAKLGGVVSSFRGEVVKQDDWGIRKLAYQIMKKGNGYYTFLVYSGERGVVEEVERNLKIFDGILRYLTSRVEIEAKVAPPAGVEETPPAAPGEPEGSAPGEPASTA is encoded by the coding sequence ATGTCCGGGGGCTCGATCAGCCGGAAGGAGGCCGTCACGATGCAGAAGTACGAAACCGCCATTCTGTTCGACCCGGAACTTCCCGAAGAGCGACGCAAGGAATTCCTCGCCAAGCTGGGCGGGGTGGTTTCCTCGTTCCGCGGTGAGGTAGTCAAGCAGGACGACTGGGGAATCCGGAAGCTCGCCTACCAGATCATGAAGAAGGGCAACGGGTACTACACCTTCCTCGTCTACTCCGGGGAACGGGGGGTGGTGGAGGAGGTGGAGCGGAACCTCAAGATCTTCGACGGGATCCTCCGCTACCTGACCTCCCGCGTGGAGATCGAGGCGAAGGTCGCCCCCCCCGCGGGAGTGGAGGAGACCCCCCCGGCGGCGCCCGGGGAGCCGGAAGGCTCCGCGCCCGGGGAACCGGCTTCCACCGCGTAA
- a CDS encoding aminoacyl-tRNA hydrolase: MVFGLGNPGRRYAGTLHNAGQATVDLLAKGIGVRCRAAGEAEFGIGLLEETEILLGKPRTWMNLSGLAVAPVYRRHAEGAENLVIVHDDLDLPLGSVRLKRGGGTGGHKGLRSLEEELGTSGFLRVRIGIGRPPEGVDPADYVLARVPEGSQERFDRAIAEAAEAVGDIAREGFNRAMTRWNAKRQEPPP; the protein is encoded by the coding sequence CTGGTGTTCGGGCTGGGAAATCCCGGCCGCCGGTACGCGGGAACCCTCCACAACGCCGGGCAGGCCACGGTCGACCTGCTCGCGAAAGGGATCGGGGTCCGGTGCCGCGCCGCCGGGGAGGCGGAGTTCGGAATCGGCCTGCTGGAGGAGACGGAGATCCTCCTCGGGAAGCCGCGGACCTGGATGAACCTCTCCGGCCTCGCCGTGGCCCCCGTCTACCGGAGGCATGCGGAGGGGGCGGAGAACCTCGTGATCGTCCACGACGACCTCGACCTGCCGCTCGGGAGCGTACGGCTCAAGCGCGGGGGGGGGACCGGGGGGCACAAGGGCTTGCGCTCCCTGGAGGAAGAGCTCGGAACGTCGGGGTTTTTGAGGGTCCGCATCGGGATCGGAAGGCCCCCCGAGGGGGTGGACCCGGCCGACTATGTCCTCGCCCGCGTACCGGAAGGATCGCAAGAGCGGTTCGACCGGGCGATCGCGGAGGCCGCGGAGGCGGTCGGCGACATCGCGAGGGAAGGTTTTAACCGGGCGATGACCCGCTGGAACGCGAAACGCCAGGAACCCCCCCCGTAG
- a CDS encoding phosphoribosylpyrophosphate synthetase, producing MTRLKIFSGNANLELAREICAYLSVPLGAAVVKRFSDGEMNVDIGENVRGADVFLLQPTCPPVNDHLVELLILMDALKRSSANRVTAVIPYYGYARQDRKVLPRAPITAKLVADLITAAGVSRILTMDLHAGQIQGFFNIPVDHLYAAPVMLDYIRSRYGEEIVFVSPDAGGVERARAFAKRLHASLAIIDKRRTGPNESQVMHIIGEVEGKTAVLLDDMVDTAGTMVQAAGALSGNGAKRVFACATHPVLSGPAIERLEKSSIEELVVTNTIPLGGKAACSKIRVLSVAALLGEAIKRIHSNDSVSSLFV from the coding sequence TTGACACGGCTGAAGATTTTCTCCGGGAACGCGAACTTAGAGCTTGCGCGCGAGATCTGCGCCTACCTCTCGGTCCCGCTGGGGGCCGCGGTGGTCAAGCGGTTCAGCGACGGGGAAATGAACGTAGACATCGGGGAGAATGTCCGGGGGGCGGACGTGTTCCTCCTCCAGCCGACCTGCCCCCCGGTGAACGACCACCTGGTCGAGCTGCTCATCCTGATGGACGCCCTGAAGCGCTCCTCGGCGAACCGGGTGACGGCGGTGATCCCGTACTACGGGTACGCGCGGCAGGACCGGAAGGTCCTTCCCCGGGCCCCGATCACGGCGAAGCTGGTGGCGGACCTGATCACCGCCGCGGGGGTCTCCCGGATCCTGACGATGGACCTCCACGCGGGGCAGATCCAGGGGTTCTTCAACATCCCCGTGGACCACCTGTACGCGGCCCCGGTGATGCTCGACTATATCCGGAGCCGCTACGGGGAGGAGATCGTCTTCGTCTCCCCCGACGCGGGAGGAGTGGAGCGGGCGCGGGCCTTCGCGAAGCGGCTGCACGCCAGCCTGGCGATCATCGACAAGCGGCGTACGGGCCCGAACGAGTCCCAGGTGATGCACATCATCGGGGAGGTCGAAGGGAAGACCGCCGTCCTGCTCGACGACATGGTGGACACGGCCGGGACGATGGTCCAGGCCGCGGGGGCCCTTTCCGGCAACGGGGCGAAGCGGGTCTTCGCCTGCGCCACCCACCCGGTGCTTTCGGGCCCCGCGATCGAGCGGCTGGAGAAATCCTCCATCGAGGAGCTGGTGGTGACGAACACGATCCCCCTGGGCGGGAAGGCCGCCTGCAGCAAGATCCGCGTACTGTCGGTGGCGGCGCTCCTCGGGGAGGCCATCAAGCGGATCCACAGCAACGACTCGGTGAGCTCGCTGTTCGTATAG